In Debaryomyces hansenii CBS767 chromosome A complete sequence, a genomic segment contains:
- a CDS encoding DEHA2D14938p (similar to CA4625|IPF5742 Candida albicans IPF5742 thioredoxin-like protein (by homology)): MSSVIQFVKSSQDFEAYLSKNKYVVANFTATWCGPCQQVKPIIDALYTDETNERIEIVRVDLDSHGDLASQYQVTSIPTFVFLESGKEVNRVTGANVPEFMKQFHSMKEKAASDEVATKRVGNGASSASVSTSAWKDIADKIPKGFEILNGSIYFGQFEALNALPLYKGENDSDVKNLFRLDYTKENSTVLSDADSQLLFYIPFTNISKVSSIVLKLRKDNKIASDVELELDEDDLKNECQNPSLIKVWLNQHSIMSFDDASADINAPHIEKIAESNDEIWYECKLKFVRFQNVQSLNILIDGDDEDYHTLLDKVIFIGVNGESKEQAKISKLDDE, encoded by the coding sequence ATGAGTTCGGTGATTCAATTTGTGAAGTCTTCACAAGACTTCGAAGCGTATCTATCAAAGAACAAATATGTAGTGGCCAATTTTACGGCTACTTGGTGTGGACCATGTCAACAAGTGAAACCAATAATAGATGCATTGTATACGGATGAGACAAATGAAAGGATAGAGATCGTTAGAGTGGATTTAGATAGCCACGGCGATTTGGCTTCTCAGTATCAAGTCACCAGTATTCCAACCTTTGTTTTTTTGGAAAGTGGCAAAGAAGTCAACAGGGTTACAGGGGCCAATGTTCCAGAGTTTATGAAGCAATTTCATTCGATGAAAGAAAAGGCGGCCAGCGACGAAGTTGCCACTAAGAGGGTTGGAAATGGTGCGAGTAGTGCTTCTGTTTCGACCTCTGCATGGAAGGACATTGCTGATAAAATTCCCAAAGGCTTTGAAATCTTGAATGGTTCTATTTATTTTGGTCAATTCGAAGCATTGAATGCATTGCCACTCTACAAAGGTGAAAATGATTCAGACGTGAAAAATCTCTTCAGACTCGACTACACGAAGGAAAACAGTACGGTATTATCAGATGCTGATTCTCAGTTGTTGTTTTATATTCCATTTACAAACATCTCCAAAGTTTCCTCGATCGTACTCAAACTTAGAAAGGATAACAAAATCGCCTCGGACGTCGAATTGGAATTGGATGAGGACGATTTGAAGAACGAATGTCAAAATCCAAGCCTTATTAAGGTCTGGCTCAACCAACATAGCATTATGTCATTCGATGATGCTTCTGCTGACATCAATGCCCCACATATCGAAAAAATTGCGGAATCGAACGATGAGATTTGGTACGAATGCAAATTGAAATTCGTCAGATTCCAAAATGTCCAAAGCTTGAACATTTTGATCGACGGTGATGACGAAGACTATCATACTCTTCTTGATAAAGTCATCTTCATTGGTGTCAATGGTGAATCAAAGGAACAGGCTAAGATCCTGAAATTAGAtgatgaataa
- a CDS encoding DEHA2D14960p (similar to uniprot|Q08179 Saccharomyces cerevisiae YOL027C MDM38 Mitochondrial Distribution and Morphology), which translates to MIHNLLTKRTAGSLSNGVGVIGTRGLVIKSATRNLRYPLKPTLHGNLNKRTVNVPLVASFIRCQSNISNNDKADELAKSDGSKPATEVTKVDEKSKKSLWEKVKHEAQHYWDGTKLLGYEVKVSTKLLFKMALGYGLSRREANQLQRTIVDVMRLVPFSMFLIIPFAELLLPIALKIFPNLLPSTYESKQDRKKKRAKLSKTRVSTSEYIKRTMEESGLKLSKKITEEEKEAFVSFFHTISMGKNPTREHLIQVARMFRNDQVLDNLSRPQLVAMSKYMSLRPFGTDSILRYQIRHRLLTIIKDDKAIDYEGVESLSTLELQMACSQRGIKTTDVSPAKLRDDLATWLDLRLRQKIPSTLLILSSTYTYGDGSHGLETYYDALLAVLSSIPDEVYNVAKLELSDDSKLKLNILKEQDELINEENLREKDTVNKVKDNINLDEYEDTATEGMKIDNEEADPEKKNVEKIEKEKDEEKTENASTSNETSGKKN; encoded by the coding sequence ATGATTCATAATCTACTTACTAAGAGAACGGCTGGAAGTCTTTCAAATGGTGTAGGAGTGATAGGTACCCGAGGGCTAGTGATCAAAAGCGCCACCAGAAATTTAAGATACCCATTGAAGCCTACACTTCATGGTAATTTGAACAAAAGAACCGTTAATGTACCTTTGGTAGCATCTTTTATTAGATgtcaatcaaatatatcgaataatgataaagcTGACGAACTTGCTAAATCCGACGGATCCAAGCCGGCTACTGAGGTTACTAAGGTTGACGAGAAGAGTAAAAAATCTCTATGGGAAAAAGTCAAGCACGAAGCTCAGCATTATTGGGATGGAACCAAGTTGTTAGGTTATGAAGTGAAAGTGTCAACTAAATTGTTGTTCAAGATGGCATTAGGTTACGGATTGTCACGTAGAGAAGCAAACCAGTTACAACGTACCATTGTAGATGTGATGAGATTAGTACCATTCTCGATGTTCCTTATTATTCCATTTGCAGAGTTATTATTACCTATTGCTTTAAAGATCTTCCCAAACTTGTTGCCTTCCACATACGAGTCAAAACAAGACCgtaagaagaagagagCAAAATTGTCCAAAACTAGAGTGTCGACTTCTGAATACATCAAAAGAACTATGGAAGAATCTGGTTTAAAATTGTCCAAGAAAATtactgaagaagaaaaagaggCCTTCGTTTCTTTTTTCCATACTATTTCAATGGGTAAGAACCCAACCAGAGAACATTTGATTCAAGTAGCTCGTATGTTCAGGAACGATCAAGttttggataatttatctCGTCCTCAGTTGGTTGCCATGTCCAAATATATGTCCTTAAGACCATTTGGCACTGATTCTATTTTACGTTATCAAATTAGACATCGTTTGTtaacaattattaaagatgaTAAGGCAATTGACTACGAAGGGGTTGAGTCATTAAGTACTCTCGAATTACAAATGGCTTGTTCTCAAAGAGGTATCAAAACTACTGATGTTTCTCCTGCAAAACTAAGAGATGATTTAGCAACATGGTTGGATTTAAGATTAAGACAAAAGATTCCTTCTACCTTgttaattttatcttcaacttATACATATGGTGATGGTTCGCATGGTCTTGAAACGTATTATGATGCATTGTTAGCGGTATTGTCTTCCATTCCAGATGAAGTTTATAACGTTGCTAAATTGGAATTATCTGACGACTCTAAGTTGAAGTTGAACATCTTGAAGGAAcaagatgaattaattaacgAAGAAAACTTGAGAGAAAAGGATACTGTAAATAAAGTCAAGGATAACATCAATTTGGATGAATACGAAGATACTGCTACTGAAGGTATGAagattgataatgaagaagcgGATCCTGAAAAAAAGaatgttgaaaaaattgaaaaagagaaGGACGAGGAAAAAACTGAAAACGCATCCACTAGCAATGAAACCTCAGGTAAGAAGAACTAA
- a CDS encoding DEHA2D14982p (similar to uniprot|P33317 Saccharomyces cerevisiae YBR252W DUT1 dUTPase catalyzes the hydrolysis of dUTP to dUMP and PPi and thereby prevents the incorporation of uracil into DNA during replication), producing the protein MTDAEQTIKNQKTQEAEQSLRVFLRSENATLPTRGSVLSAGYDIYASEEAVIPAQGQGLVGTDISVAVPIGTYGRVAPRSGLAVKHGISTGAGVIDADYRGEVKVVLFNHAQKDFTIQKGDRIAQLVLEKIVMADIKQITAEELDITARGEGGFGSTGKN; encoded by the coding sequence ATGACTGACGCCGAACAAACTATCAAGAATCAAAAAACCCAAGAAGCAGAACAAAGCTTAAGGGTATTTTTACGTTCAGAAAATGCTACTTTACCAACTAGAGGATCAGTCTTATCTGCTGGATATGATATTTACGCTTCAGAAGAAGCTGTTATTCCAGCACAAGGCCAAGGTTTAGTTGGAACTGATATAAGTGTTGCAGTTCCTATTGGAACTTACGGAAGAGTTGCTCCAAGATCTGGTTTAGCTGTTAAACACGGTATTTCTACTGGTGCTGGTGTTATAGATGCCGACTACCGTGGTGAAGTCAAGGTTGTTCTTTTCAATCATGCACAGAAAGACTTTACAATTCAAAAAGGTGATAGAATTGCTCAATTGGTCTTGGAAAAGATCGTGATGGCTGACATTAAACAAATCACTGCCGAAGAATTGGACATCACTGCTAGAGGTGAAGGTGGATTCGGATCTACAGGTAAGAATTAG
- a CDS encoding DEHA2D15004p (no similarity) — MYGPTPRLVRFGVSIPRRQLLRSKSYYLSEKWMKEPFEIGYPVSTSQVKEDSKLLRQKLFPATCLTEYDHFVQDSNHEFKLDEWNQLDSDQIYKYQKMVDDDKPQYVHPKPQYATGFELFKIESQLNRHEKKYWSMLSSRDKEGYYDSQIIEHLYNERLRIWMGYEIVAYLKRNSSKYMFNPYPLSGLYPWEIIKDKLRVKGDIYDFEKDYYDTLIKETFGRNSQRKALQIYYTDILHEIDDDNFYYAKVERMFNNLPPPKKQYYLEKERKRQEHAMKIRLRPYKHKTPYSRFLIQFSKTYEPTNEELNGLNSNASKNNMQKLATTKAAAREWKTFTEEEKKLYEDVDKISSNTRLYKEMILDWKVEMVMDYIYEMGGVYGLHSSYNWREDMHEKINGYRYLNRMYVDKLVYLHKGNLVVTRD; from the coding sequence ATGTACGGTCCTACACCACGATTGGTACGATTTGGTGTCTCAATTCCAAGGCGACAGCTCCTTCGATCTAAGTCGTACTATCTAAGCGAGAAATGGATGAAGGAACCGTTCGAAATTGGATATCCAGTAAGTACATCGCAGGTTAAAGAAgattctaaattattaaggCAGAAGCTATTTCCAGCCACATGCCTTACGGAATATGATCACTTCGTTCAAGACTCAAATCATGAGTTTAAACTCGACGAATGGAATCAATTAGATAGTGaccaaatatataaatatcagAAAATGGTGGATGATGATAAACCCCAATATGTCCATCCGAAGCCTCAATATGCTACAGGGTTcgaattattcaagattgAGCTGCAATTGAATAGAcatgaaaagaaatattggTCAATGCTAAGTAGTAGAGATAAAGAAGGATATTATGACAGCCAAATCATTGAACatttatataatgaaaGGTTAAGAATATGGATGGGTTATGAAATTGTCGCATATCTTAAGAGAAACCTGTCTAAATATATGTTCAATCCGTACCCTCTACTGGGACTCTACCCCTGGGAGATAATAAAAGATAAGCTTCGTGTTAAAGGAGATATTTATGACTTTGAAAAGGACTACTACGATACGTTGATAAAGGAGACATTCGGCAGAAATTCACAAAGAAAAGCATTACAGATATATTATACCGATATACTACATGAAATAGACGACGACAACTTTTATTATGCAAAGGTTGAAAGGATGTTCAACAACTTACCTCCTCCTAAAAAGCAATACTATCTAGAAAAAGAGCGTAAAAGACAAGAGCACGCAATGAAGATAAGGCTTCGACCATATAAACATAAAACTCCCTATCTGAGGTtccttattcaattcaGTAAAACATATGAACCAACAAATGAGGAGTTAAACGGTCTTAATTCAAACGCATCTAAAAACAATATGCAAAAACTAGCTACAACTAAAGCAGCAGCCAGAGAGTGGAAAACTTTcacagaagaagagaaaaaacTTTACGAGGatgttgataaaatatcatcaaatacaAGACTCTATAAGGAGATGATCCTCGATTGGAAAGTAGAAATGGTCATGGATTATATTTATGAGATGGGTGGTGTGTACGGGTTACACTCATCGTACAACTGGAGAGAAGATATGCATGAAAAGATAAACGGTTATAGATACTTGAACAGGATGTATGTGGATAAGCTAGTCTATCTACATAAGGGTAATTTAGTGGTTACAAGGgattaa
- a CDS encoding DEHA2D15026p (similar to CA2940|IPF8318 Candida albicans IPF8318 unknown function) has protein sequence MSDDYRPVIPGSFPNALSVVSGTELRTNTKAVATTIIDEENNSKFRNKQFIVQKTRHQQNLISQLDTLVYLLLGYQFIKYCHSACILPVLLHIIVQKILSCSSITGDPSSGGIHVINEAVTDFINRRRQDNAGTPNDLSRDDLINNIFIKACSFIYWKAIITCVYHVLFVCTWMVSIVNDDKLKMLENGSWWFISFIGESTPEDITKETNYWYKLFQLGLPGLLVSDLIILFIQLVLFQCIYKQSTVSPIGRALNEDEINLIRQAGDFSSTPDRAKIIGGTVPWILSIKLYELFERKSFTDS, from the coding sequence ATGAGCGACGATTACAGACCGGTTATCCCTGGATCATTTCCTAATGCCCTATCAGTTGTATCAGGAACAGAATTACGAACAAATACAAAAGCAGTTGCCACAACAATCATAGACGAAGAGAACAATTCGAAGTTTCGGAACAAACAATTTATAGTTCAAAAAACCAGACATCAGCAGAATTTGATATCACAACTTGATACTTTGGTTTATTTGCTACTAGGGtaccaatttattaaatattgcCATTCAGCATGCATACTACCAGTTCTATTACATATAATAGTGCAGAAGATTTTAAGCTGCAGTTCTATTACCGGTGATCCTAGTAGTGGCGGCATTCACGTAATCAATGAGGCTGTTACagattttattaatagaCGAAGGCAAGATAATGCTGGTACACCCAATGACCTTTCGAGAGATGACCtaattaacaatatatttataaagGCTTGTTCGTTCATCTACTGGAAAGCGATAATAACATGCGTGTATCACGTATTGTTTGTATGCACATGGATGGTGCTGATAGTGAATGATGATAAGTTAAAAATGTTAGAAAATGGGTCATGGTggtttatttcttttatcGGGGAGTCAACCCCTGAAGATATTACTAAAGAGACCAATTATTGGTATAAGCTATTTCAATTGGGACTACCTGGGCTATTGGTATCCGAtctaattatattatttattcaattggtaCTTTTCCAGTGTATATATAAACAATCAACTGTTTCACCAATTGGCAGAGCattgaatgaagatgagATTAATCTTATAAGACAAGCTGGTGACTTTTCTTCAACTCCAGATAGAGCAAAAATCATTGGAGGTACCGTCCCATGGATACTACTGATTAAACTTTATGAACTATTCGAAAGAAAGTCATTTACAGACTCTTGA
- a CDS encoding DEHA2D15048p (highly similar to uniprot|P10081 Saccharomyces cerevisiae YKR059W TIF1 translation initiation factor eIF4A and highly similar to uniprot|P10081 Saccharomyces cerevisiae YJL138C TIF2 translation initiation factor eIF4A) has product MASEGITEIDSGLIETNYDNVVYTFDDLNLKPNIVRGIFGYGYESPSAIQQRAILPITEGRDVLAQAQSGTGKTATFTISALQRIDENEKSTQALILAPTRELALQIQNVITHIGLYLNVTVHASIGGTSMKDDIEAFKSGVQIVVGTPGRVFDMIERRFFKTDKVKMFILDEADEMLSSGFKEQIYNIFRLLPETTQVVLLSATMPQDVLEVTTKFMNNPVRILVKKDELTLEGIKQFYINVEQEDYKFDCLCDLYDSISVTQAVIFCNTRSKVEFLTTKLKGENFTVSAIHADLPQADRDTIMNEFRSGSSRILISTDLLARGIDVQQVSLVINYDLPANKENYIHRIGRGGRFGRKGVAINFVTDQDVGMMREIEKFYSTQIEEMPADIGALFN; this is encoded by the coding sequence ATGGCTTCTGAAGGTATTACTGAAATCGACTCTGGTTTGATTGAAACCAATTACGACAACGTCGTTTACACATTCGATGATTTAAACTTGAAACCAAATATCGTTAGAGGTATTTTCGGTTACGGTTACGAATCGCCATCCGCTATTCAACAAAGAGCTATCTTACCTATTACTGAAGGACGTGATGTATTAGCTCAAGCTCAATCTGGTACTGGTAAGACCGCCACTTTCACCATTTCCGCATTACaaagaattgatgaaaacgAAAAGTCCACCCAAGCATTAATCTTGGCACCAACCAGAGAATTAGCATTGCAAATTCAAAACGTTATCACCCATATTGGTTTATACTTGAACGTCACTGTGCACGCCTCTATTGGTGGTACCTCGATGAAGGACGATATTGAAGCCTTCAAGTCCGGTGTTCAAATCGTTGTTGGTACTCCAGGTAGAGTTTTCGACATGATCGAACGTCGTTTCTTCAAGACTGACAAGGTCAAGATGTTCATTTTGGATGAAGCCGATGAAATGTTGTCATCTGGTTTCAAGGAACAAATTTACAACATTTTCAGATTATTACCAGAAACCACCCAAGTTGTCTTATTATCTGCTACCATGCCACAAGATGTCTTAGAAGTCACCACCAAGTTTATGAACAACCCAGTCCGTATTTTAGTCAAGAAGGATGAATTAACTTTGGAAGGTATTAAGCAATTCTACATTAACGTCGAACAAGAAGACTACAAGTTCGATTGTTTATGTGATTTATACGATTCCATCTCAGTTACCCAAGCTGTTATCTTCTGTAACACCAGATCCAAGGTCGAATTCTTGACCACCAAGTTGAAGGGTGAAAACTTTACTGTTTCTGCCATCCACGCCGACTTACCACAAGCTGATAGAGACACCATCATGAACGAATTCAGATCTGGTTCTTCCCGTATCTTGATCTCTACTGATTTATTAGCCAGAGGTATTGATGTCCAACAAGTTTCCTTAGTTATTAACTACGATTTACCAGCcaacaaagaaaactaCATTCACAGAATTGGTAGAGGTGGTCGTTTCGGTAGAAAGGGTGTTGCCATCAACTTCGTCACTGACCAAGATGTTGGTATGATGAGAGAAATCGAAAAGTTCTACTCTActcaaattgaagaaatgcCTGCTGACATTGGTGCTTTATTCAACTAA
- a CDS encoding DEHA2D15070p (weakly similar to uniprot|P47011 Saccharomyces cerevisiae YJL137C GLG2 Self-glucosylating initiator of glycogen synthesis also glucosylates n-dodecyl-beta-D-maltoside) produces the protein MTQGVFTLLYNEEYLAGALVLAIALRKILERQPEVNISLGVIIDKERLNDSQVSLLRGLYDDIIEVEQLESDMDHRLTYDLGRPELKQTFTKIQLWSLTKYDNILYLDADTLPNVPKDESQGSILDLLKLDFASNKILAAPDSGFPDIFNSGVMLLKPNMSDYTNLLNLIEESRVDRKLSFDGADQGLLNEYFNSQPDWVRDLVSSNQTEVAAAYGAKSSNWIPLPFLYNVTPSTEYEYLPAYKHFASTGWLSTIYGSSGRGYSNLLPHFNGEKSQIKLVHFIGPMKPWKAELPIGIYGQWWDTWYGYFGNVTVEEVVYHGGGDLVVESRSFEDQRETQIQPVETPPTNSKQGEKFDPSYLCDPTNYQHIPSNIVPSVDASWDPANEPPPAAKPVNHETVELEKGMRSFTNAWDSSDEKSTHEDSHAPEYEGVQLSMEAQRPSDGHPTVEHNKDEHPTVEQPTDNDSTAHPFGHHTSQRPERVFADDNVVLPHPYMPRAISDNADPVPSSTPPGSGQLEHEEIYKTLANLQIDQTHPANLDQDSFQRTEQDSPQNDTPIAKLFPWEFNKEQYVPQRTFD, from the coding sequence ATGACTCAAGGGGTATTCACTCTTTTATATAACGAAGAATATTTGGCAGGGGCCCTTGTTCTAGCCATTGCGCTCCGTAAGATCCTCGAACGCCAGCCCGAGgttaatatttcattgggggttattattgataaagaaCGGTTGAACGACTCTCAGGTATCACTTTTGCGGGGTTTGTACgatgatataattgaagTAGAACAATTGGAGTCCGATATGGATCACAGGTTGACCTACGACTTAGGGAGACCTGAATTGAAGCAGACATTTACCAAAATCCAGCTTTGGTCGTTGACAAAGTACGACAATATATTGTACTTGGATGCTGACACTTTGCCTAATGTCCCCAAGGATGAATCGCAGGGGTCAATTCTCGATTTGTTGAAGTTAGACTTCGCTTCCAATAAGATTCTCGCAGCTCCTGATAGTGGGTTTCCAGATATCTTCAACTCAGGGGTCATGTTGTTGAAGCCGAACATGTCCGACTACACTAATCTATTGAACTTAATAGAGGAATCGAGAGTTGATCGCAAGCTTTCGTTCGATGGGGCGGACCAGGGTCTCCTAAACGAGTATTTCAACCTGCAGCCAGATTGGGTTCGAGATTTAGTGTCTTCTAACCAGACGGAGGTTGCGGCTGCTTATGGTGCCAAATCGTCGAATTGGATTCCATTGCCATTTTTATATAACGTAACTCCGTCCACCGAATACGAATATTTGCCCGCATACAAGCATTTTGCCAGTACTGGGTGGTTGAGCACTATATACGGCAGTCTGGGTAGAGGGTATTCGAATTTATTGCCTCATTTCAATGGAGAAAAATCCCAAATAAAACTTGTTCATTTTATTGGACCCATGAAACCATGGAAAGCAGAACTTCCCATTGGTATTTATGGCCAGTGGTGGGACACATGGTATGGGTATTTTGGTAATGTCACAGTTGAGGAAGTTGTTTATCATGGTGGGGGCGATTTAGTTGTTGAATCTAGATCGTTCGAAGATCAAAGGGAAACTCAAATACAGCCGGTAGAAACTCCACCGACGAACTCAAAACAGGGTGAGAAATTCGATCCGTCGTATCTCTGCGATCCAACAAACTACCAGCACATTCCCAGCAACATTGTCCCCAGTGTTGACGCTTCGTGGGATCCTGCAAACGAACCACCTCCTGCGGCCAAGCCCGTTAATCATGAAACTGTAGAGCTCGAGAAAGGCATGAGATCATTCACAAATGCATGGGACTCTAGCGATGAAAAGTCCACCCATGAGGATTCGCATGCACCAGAATATGAAGGTGTTCAACTTTCTATGGAAGCTCAACGTCCTTCCGATGGACATCCTACAGTTGAACATAACAAAGACGAACATCCTACAGTAGAGCAGCCTACAGACAACGACTCCACAGCGCACCCATTTGGCCACCACACCTCTCAGAGACCAGAAAGAGTATTTGCTGACGACAACGTTGTTCTTCCCCATCCATATATGCCTCGAGCCATCTCCGATAACGCAGATCCGGTCCCTAGCTCAACACCACCCGGATCCGGTCAATTGGAGCATGAAGAAATCTACAAAACGTTAGCTAACCTCCAAATAGACCAGACCCACCCAGCAAACTTGGATCAAGACCTGTTCCAACGGACAGAACAAGACTCACCTCAAAATGATACCCCCATTGCCAAATTATTTCCCTGGGAGTTCAACAAGGAACAATATGTTCCACAGAGAACGTTCGATTAG
- a CDS encoding 40S ribosomal protein S21 (highly similar to uniprot|P0C0V8 Saccharomyces cerevisiae YKR057W RPS21A Protein component of the small (40S) ribosomal subunit) produces the protein MENDKGQLVELYVPRKCSATNRIMKAKDHSSVQINIANVDEEGRAIPGDNTTYALCGYIRGRGEADDSLNRLAQQDGLLKNVWSYSR, from the exons ATGGAAAACGATAAAGGTCAATTA GTTGAATTATACGTCCCAAGAAAATGTTCTGCCACCAACAGAATCATGAAGGCCAAGGACCACTCTTCTGTTCAAATTAACATCGCTAACGTCGATGAAGAAGGTAGAGCTATCCCAGGTGACAACACCACCTACGCTTTATGTGGTTACATCAGAGGTAGAGGTGAAGCTGATGACTCTTTAAACAGATTAGCTCAACAAGACggtttattgaaaaacGTCTGGAGTTACTCCCGTTAA
- a CDS encoding DEHA2D15114p (similar to uniprot|P33753 Saccharomyces cerevisiae YKR056W TRM2 tRNA methyltransferase 5-methylates the uridine residue at position 54 of tRNAs and may also have a role in tRNA stabilization or maturation): MAPTASIEIKKRQLSATDVEGECKKPNIQSEASKPQPKQRKTKVVKRKYKAKDVDATSPLGILQHEIKEFLTEYGLEENQISNDMPSILNDPPIEAKYHRNVSDVEVVKLSSNGDGLAIIPHPTKEDGKQVCLVPFGLPGDKVDIRVFKSHPLYVESDLLKVNEGSQHRDDSLIKCRYFGKCSGCQYQSVDYKQQLVFKKQTIENAYKYMAPILSKADNGLPLVKNTEASPLQYGYRTKLTPHFNLPYTKPKEYPPPSLGFGAKGRPTWRPEAEGGNFSILDIEECTIGTEIINKGMSNERSRYLQDYMKYKKGATILLREDTNKVTEEEPVEQKPASTDPEGSVSSVTLELDNGDKLRKTCVTSSRQIVTEYVNGFQFQFSAGEFFQNNNSILPIVTDYVKSNLQIPNSNADEPNYLVDAYCGSGLFSITCSQGVSRVIGVEVSADSVKFAELNAKNNHIENATFIVGKAEKIFGNIDTPADRTAVILDPPRKGCDDVFLNQLSEYHPARIVYISCNVHSQARDVDWFINKTKHGQDYFVESIKGFDFFPQTHHVESIAVLALKN, from the coding sequence ATGGCTCCCACAGCATCTATCGAGATCAAGAAAAGGCAACTTTCTGCCACAGATGTAGAAGGTGAATGCAAAAAACCTAATATTCAAAGTGAGGCAAGTAAACCACAGCCTAAACAAAGAAAGACTAAGGTAGttaaaagaaaatacaAAGCGAAGGATGTGGATGCTACTTCGCCATTAGGAATATTACAGCATGAGATTAAGGAGTTCTTGACGGAATATGgacttgaagaaaatcaaatttcCAATGATATGCCatcaattttgaatgatCCCCCTATCGAAGCAAAATACCATAGGAATGTGAGTGATGTCGAGGTGGTCAAATTATCATCTAATGGGGACGGTTTAGCTATCATTCCACATCCAACCAAAGAGGATGGTAAGCAGGTGTGTTTAGTGCCATTTGGGTTGCCTGGTGATAAGGTTGATATCAGAGTATTTAAGTCGCATCCGTTGTATGTCGAATCTGATTTGCTTAAAGTAAACGAAGGGTCTCAGCATAGAGATGACTCGTTAATTAAGTGCCGTTACTTTGGTAAATGTTCTGGATGTCAGTATCAAAGTGTCGATTATAAGCAACAATTGGTCTTTAAGAAGCAAACCATCGAAAATGCATACAAGTATATGGCGCCAATCTTGTCGAAAGCTGACAACGGATTACCATTAGTGAAAAACACGGAAGCATCGCCACTTCAATATGGATATAGGACAAAGTTAACCCCGCATTTCAACTTACCATACACCAAGCCAAAAGAATACCCTCCTCCTAGTTTAGGGTTTGGGGCTAAGGGTAGACCTACCTGGAGACCTGAAGCAGAAGGTGGAAATTTTTCGATCTTGGATATCGAAGAATGTACGATTGGTACggaaatcatcaacaagGGAATGTCAAATGAAAGAAGTAGATACTTACAAGACTATATGAAATATAAGAAGGGAGCTACCATTTTGTTGAGAGAGGATACAAACAAGGTCACCGAAGAAGAGCCAGTAGAGCAGAAACCTGCATCTACTGATCCAGAAGGCTCTGTGTCTTCAGTGACATTAGAACTTGATAATGGTGACAAATTGCGCAAGACATGCGTCACTAGCTCTAGACAGATTGTCACTGAATATGTCAACGGGTTCCAGTTCCAATTTTCGGCAGGGGAGtttttccaaaataataactCGATTTTGCCAATTGTGACCGATTATGTCAAGTCCAACTTGCAAATACCGAACTCAAATGCCGATGAACCAAACTATTTGGTGGATGCGTATTGTGGATCGGGACTCTTTTCTATAACATGCTCGCAAGGAGTTTCTCGTGTCATTGGTGTTGAGGTTAGTGCCGATTCCGTCAAGTTTGCCGAGTTGAACGCCAAAAACAACCACATCGAAAATGCTACATTCATTGTGGGCAAGGCCGAAAAAATCTTTGGCAACATTGATACTCCTGCCGACAGAACTGCAGTCATCTTGGACCCGCCAAGAAAAGGATGTGACGATGTGTTCTTGAACCAGTTGTCAGAGTACCATCCGGCCAGAATCGTGTACATCAGCTGTAACGTCCACTCGCAGGCCAGAGATGTCGACTGGTTCATCAACAAGACCAAACATGGCCAAGACTACTTTGTGGAGAGCATCAAGGGCTTTGACTTCTTCCCCCAGACTCACCACGTTGAGAGTATTGCGGTATTAGCTTTGAAGAACTAG